Proteins from a single region of Crassaminicella profunda:
- a CDS encoding AbgT family transporter encodes MENVKREKKSLFYRFLDWVEQTGNKLPHPFTLFVFLTLGVIVLSFIVAKAGVQVKHPVKDEYVVAKNLLSKEGIQYMLLNLTKNFAGFKPLGLVLTMMIGIGLAEQTGLMSAFMKKFILGAPEKLLVMAIFLIGICGNLASDAAAIIIPPLAGAIFYGAKKNPLVGVAAGYAAACAGFTANLLLAGTDVLLAGITEEAAHIIDPSISVSPAVNYYFMVASTIFLTLLGAWITTKYVEKQAGPYTPKGEISLDDVDFEVTKEEIQGLKSAGIVSLIYWAIVIIALIPQDSLLRNPEGGLIPSPFLKGLVPFILFWFVAIGIAYGRKVGVIKSESDIPKLMTEAMRGMAGYIVLVFVIAQFVSYFNWTNLGLIVAVTLGNILKTLNFTGFPMIILVTVFTMFINLFIGSGSAKWALLAPVFVPMFMMLDYSPAFAQVAYRVGDSTTNAISPLFPYFPILLGFLKRYDENAGMGTAISYTLPYAIGFGVLWIVMMAVCFFFGLPLGPGANVFM; translated from the coding sequence ATGGAAAATGTAAAAAGAGAAAAAAAGTCATTATTTTATCGTTTTTTGGATTGGGTAGAACAAACTGGGAATAAATTGCCTCATCCCTTTACATTGTTTGTATTTTTAACATTAGGTGTAATCGTTCTTTCTTTTATAGTAGCTAAAGCAGGTGTTCAAGTAAAACACCCTGTAAAAGATGAGTATGTTGTAGCCAAAAACCTTCTAAGTAAAGAAGGGATACAATATATGCTTCTTAACTTAACAAAGAATTTTGCTGGATTTAAACCTTTAGGACTCGTGTTAACTATGATGATTGGTATAGGACTAGCAGAACAAACAGGACTTATGTCAGCTTTTATGAAAAAGTTTATCCTTGGAGCACCAGAAAAGCTTTTAGTAATGGCCATATTTTTAATAGGTATATGTGGAAATTTAGCTTCTGATGCAGCAGCTATTATTATTCCACCTTTAGCAGGAGCTATATTCTATGGGGCTAAGAAAAATCCACTTGTAGGTGTTGCAGCAGGATATGCAGCTGCCTGTGCAGGATTTACAGCCAATTTACTTTTAGCAGGAACGGATGTATTGCTTGCTGGGATTACTGAAGAAGCAGCCCATATAATTGATCCAAGTATATCTGTATCTCCAGCAGTAAATTATTATTTTATGGTTGCTTCAACTATTTTTCTAACACTTTTAGGGGCATGGATTACCACTAAATATGTTGAAAAGCAAGCAGGTCCTTATACACCAAAGGGTGAAATATCTTTAGATGATGTTGACTTTGAGGTAACAAAAGAAGAGATACAAGGACTAAAGAGTGCAGGAATTGTAAGTTTGATTTATTGGGCAATCGTTATTATTGCTTTAATTCCACAGGATTCGCTGTTAAGAAATCCTGAGGGAGGATTAATTCCTTCTCCATTCTTAAAGGGACTGGTACCTTTTATTCTATTTTGGTTTGTAGCTATTGGTATTGCCTATGGTAGAAAAGTAGGGGTTATAAAGTCAGAGTCTGATATTCCTAAACTTATGACAGAAGCCATGAGAGGAATGGCTGGATATATTGTATTGGTATTTGTAATTGCCCAATTTGTAAGCTATTTCAATTGGACAAATTTAGGATTAATTGTTGCAGTAACCCTTGGAAATATATTGAAAACTTTAAATTTCACAGGTTTTCCAATGATTATTTTAGTTACTGTATTTACCATGTTTATAAATTTATTTATAGGTAGTGGTTCAGCAAAATGGGCATTACTTGCACCAGTGTTTGTACCAATGTTTATGATGCTTGATTATTCACCAGCTTTTGCACAAGTAGCTTATAGAGTAGGAGATTCAACTACAAATGCAATCAGCCCATTATTCCCATATTTCCCAATTCTTTTAGGATTCCTTAAAAGATATGATGAGAATGCAGGAATGGGAACAGCCATCTCTTATACATTACCTTATGCAATAGGCTTTGGAGTTCTTTGGATTGTCATGATGGCTGTATGCTTCTTTTTCGGATTACCATTAGGTCCTGGAGCAAATGTATTTATGTAA
- a CDS encoding methyl-accepting chemotaxis protein, producing MKKNKNIFHSMKSKLIIMFLFILLMTTIPVSMIVNAKVKGEIMENYIHSSTGQIVQINNAINILFKDIEENVNYLAENGYVKKADYTITNYMDKVAEDDLKMTPSKNGGIEQTIYENFEQFAQTHPQTAYVYMGTEFGGYIQLPEGSVSKNYDSRKRPYYQKAMENKGHTSRTNPYYYEPDNSMVVSTVKTVENEAGELIGVIGVDMSLKGITKIFKSIKMGDTGYVMLIDAQGTIIADPKNEENNFKNIQNIGIDGFKNIVQMDSDYFETNVNNESYIANVYTSPETGWKFVAMITKEELMASANKIRSIIIILSAIFILFGTIMTWIFANKFSKPIVFIAEHLKFVATGNFTKKMPDEFARRKDETGVLANAVNTMQEDMKNIIKKVKDSSGLVTTSANNLSEISQQSAQATGEIAQAIEQIALSTNDQAKDTETIAVMATELGEKINESNQLTYDVYDISQEANSLGEKGISILKILDHKIVNNTEKANEVNQIIGSINEFANNAESIIALIENISNQTNLLALNASIEAARAGEAGKGFAVVADEIRKLSEETTKATDHIKDLMHNIQQNSGRAVTTMDEVKEIVHEQNVSIQETDHIFQVTIDAMKNLIEKINQVADHAENMKKSKEEIINAITNISAVTEETSASTEEVSASTEEQLASVEEISSHAQSLNSVAIALQEDIDKFMI from the coding sequence ATGAAAAAAAATAAGAATATTTTTCACTCAATGAAAAGCAAATTAATCATTATGTTTTTGTTTATTCTTTTAATGACCACTATCCCTGTAAGTATGATTGTAAATGCAAAGGTTAAAGGGGAGATTATGGAGAATTACATACATTCTTCTACAGGACAAATTGTCCAAATTAACAATGCCATCAATATATTGTTTAAAGATATTGAGGAGAATGTTAACTATTTAGCAGAGAATGGATATGTTAAAAAAGCTGATTATACCATAACAAATTATATGGACAAAGTAGCAGAAGACGATTTAAAAATGACTCCTTCTAAAAATGGAGGGATTGAACAAACCATTTATGAAAATTTTGAACAATTTGCACAAACTCATCCTCAAACAGCTTATGTATATATGGGTACAGAATTTGGTGGATATATTCAATTGCCAGAAGGAAGTGTTAGTAAGAATTATGATTCTAGAAAAAGACCTTATTACCAAAAGGCTATGGAAAATAAAGGACATACCTCAAGAACAAATCCTTATTATTATGAACCAGATAATTCAATGGTGGTTAGTACGGTAAAAACTGTAGAAAATGAAGCTGGAGAATTAATAGGGGTTATAGGGGTAGACATGAGTTTAAAAGGCATAACAAAAATTTTCAAAAGTATAAAAATGGGAGATACAGGCTATGTCATGTTAATAGATGCTCAAGGGACAATCATAGCTGATCCTAAAAATGAAGAGAATAATTTTAAGAATATACAAAATATAGGTATTGATGGATTTAAAAACATAGTACAGATGGATTCAGATTACTTTGAAACGAATGTGAATAATGAAAGTTACATAGCTAATGTTTATACATCTCCTGAAACGGGATGGAAATTTGTTGCCATGATTACAAAAGAAGAACTAATGGCTAGTGCAAATAAAATCAGATCGATTATTATCATTTTATCTGCTATTTTTATCTTATTTGGGACAATTATGACTTGGATCTTTGCTAATAAATTCTCAAAGCCAATTGTCTTTATAGCAGAGCATTTAAAATTTGTAGCTACAGGGAATTTTACAAAAAAAATGCCAGATGAATTTGCTAGACGAAAGGATGAAACTGGGGTATTGGCAAATGCTGTAAATACCATGCAGGAGGATATGAAAAATATTATTAAAAAGGTAAAAGATTCATCTGGGTTAGTTACTACATCTGCCAATAATTTATCAGAAATATCTCAGCAATCTGCTCAAGCTACAGGAGAAATAGCACAGGCCATAGAACAAATTGCATTAAGCACAAATGATCAAGCAAAGGATACAGAAACAATAGCTGTCATGGCAACTGAACTAGGAGAAAAAATCAATGAAAGTAATCAATTGACTTATGATGTGTATGATATTTCGCAAGAAGCTAATTCCTTAGGAGAAAAAGGAATTAGTATTCTTAAAATATTAGATCATAAAATTGTCAATAATACAGAAAAAGCAAATGAAGTCAATCAAATTATAGGAAGTATTAATGAATTTGCTAATAATGCAGAATCAATTATTGCATTAATTGAGAATATATCTAATCAGACCAATCTATTAGCACTCAATGCAAGTATTGAAGCTGCTCGGGCAGGAGAAGCAGGAAAGGGATTTGCTGTTGTTGCTGATGAAATAAGAAAATTATCAGAAGAGACAACAAAAGCAACAGATCATATAAAGGATTTAATGCACAATATTCAGCAAAATTCTGGTAGAGCCGTTACTACAATGGATGAAGTAAAAGAGATTGTTCATGAACAAAATGTATCTATTCAAGAGACGGATCATATATTCCAAGTTACAATAGATGCTATGAAAAATTTAATCGAAAAAATCAATCAAGTAGCAGATCATGCAGAAAACATGAAGAAGAGCAAGGAAGAAATCATCAATGCCATTACCAATATATCTGCTGTAACAGAAGAAACATCTGCAAGTACAGAAGAAGTCTCTGCATCAACAGAAGAGCAATTGGCTTCTGTGGAAGAAATTAGTTCTCATGCGCAAAGTTTGAATAGTGTTGCAATAGCATTGCAGGAAGATATAGATAAATTTATGATCTAA